The stretch of DNA CGATTGCAGCCCCTCACTCTCCGCGAGTGACATTGTCTTTGCACGATCCAATAGCGGTGCTCCAGTCAATGATCAGGAGCCAATCATAGAACAAGCCGATCGGAGTGGGATTACAGAAAATGGCAGGCCGAACGCAACGCGATTGTTTGCCTCACCAGCGTGGGCAACGCGACAAACTTTGTCCAATCTTCAATCAGTGATTGAAGGCTACAATAAACACATCAAGAATGGCCGGAATCTCGAACCCCAGCAAGCGAAGGTAGTCAACATGGCTCGCAGGAATGACCGTCCTGGATGACCCATCACGGCTCTGGATCAGTTTCATTGATATACTAACGACGTTAGCCTTATCCGGAATAGAGAAGACCATGATTAAAACCAAGAAACCTCATTAAGAATAAAATATTCTAGCCTAGACTCTTAACCATAAATATCCAAGCTCAGATCAATACCCAACGCACCTAATCGCTCTAAGAGATTATACCTTATAACCTCCCCCGAATTCCCCGAGACATACAAACCAACAAAAAACTCAGCTTTCCCTCCTGACTCAGCTAGCTGTCGAAAACTTACTGATTTTTCTTCAAGCATACTAACTTGCTCAGAAATAAACTCACTTAGACTGCCAACACGCTTTTGACATAGCAAGTAAGAACAAGCATTAGTCTCATAGGAACCTGATAGTTCTCGCCCACTAGGTGCTATTCTTTTTTCGCCTGAGACATGCTTCCACTTTGGAACCATCCCAAGCTGAGTACTCGCCGAATCTGGATCAAACCTAGCTCCAGAGAGCCGAAGCGAAACAGTGAAGGAGTAAGGATTCATCGCAGCCTCCTAAGGTAGATAGTCTGTAATTGGGCCATTATTTACTGCATTACCATCCGAATCGCCAGTTATAACATCGCCATTAGGTGCAACACCTGTCCAGTCCTGAGGGCCCGCAAATACTCCATCCTTCACTCCGTGAAGGTCATCTTTATCAAGTCCTGGATATTTATCAATCGGAATAGTTCCAGGAGGGCAGCCTTTGGGTTTCGAGCCCTGAATAGGCTTTGCTAACATCGGCGGAGATAGCTGCTGAAGAATTATCTCTACCGCACCAACGCCCAGCACTGCGCCCCCAACGCCTACCCCCCCTCCCCCAGGGCCGTAAACAAGAGTGCTGCCAGTCGAGTTTAACCCATACGTATCTATATAGCGAAGCGGATTTGCTGCAGCATAAACATATGTATTGATACCACCTCTCAGCCCAATAAGATCACTCTCAATGTACCGACCAATACTTTGATCATAATCTCTAAAATAATTGTAGTTTAGCTGCGCTTGCTGATCATAAAACTGCCCAGGGAAACGCAGCGGAATGTGAGTCTGAACTCCATTCCCATCAACATCTTCATTCGGGAGCGCATTGCCATATGCATCACTGTTCCAGCTCCAAACAACACCTTGATCCGTACTGGCCAGGCGCGGAGTATTCAAGTGATCCGGATGCAGATAAATCAACTGGCCGCCATTATGAGAGCCATTCGCATAGGTGAGTTCTACCTGCGCCAGTGGCATGCCATGCAGCCATATCCAATAGCGTGTTAAGGTTCTTTGCCCGGTCGAATTATAATTTGCCTGACCAATAAGATTTCCATCACGACCATACAGATAGACGCTGCCATTCAGCAGGGCGCCGCTTACAGGGTCATAATTTAATTGAATGCTTCGCTGCCCCTGTGCATTATAACCGTAAGTGGCAACCTTTTGGTTGCCCGCTTGATAAACTGCATTCATTCGCCCAGATGCATCATAGGAATAATTCAGACCGTTGATGTGCTGCTGAATATTGCCAGTTGCATCGTAGACAAGTTGAGAGCCATTAACTGTCGCCAAGCGGTTACTATCCAACGCAATAGTAGCCTCTTGTGTCTCACTGATGTTGCCAGTACCAAGGTTTAATGTTGTGCGCAAGGTGCGATTACCAGAAGCATCCAGGACATAGTCCTTTTGCGTACTGACTGCCTGCTCACGTGTAAGGCGGTTCAAGGCATCATACTGGTATTGCACGCCTTCCCAGAGGCTGCTTTGTTGGCTAGTAATGTTGCCTACCGCATCGTAGCCATACTGATGCTGCCAAGTGCCGACGTTCTGCGTAGTGAGCTGATAATCTTGATCATACGTTCGGTTCAACGCAAAACCGTTGCCCCATGTCAATTGTTTAACCGGGCCGAACGGGACATAGCTGATGTTGCTAGCTATTGGATAGGCATCTCCTAAAAACACTGCTGTGATAGCATTTATTTGGCCAGAACT from Pseudomonas sp. P8_229 encodes:
- a CDS encoding DUF4279 domain-containing protein — protein: MNPYSFTVSLRLSGARFDPDSASTQLGMVPKWKHVSGEKRIAPSGRELSGSYETNACSYLLCQKRVGSLSEFISEQVSMLEEKSVSFRQLAESGGKAEFFVGLYVSGNSGEVIRYNLLERLGALGIDLSLDIYG
- a CDS encoding RHS repeat-associated core domain-containing protein, with the translated sequence MVQSASADNTINYTYTSLGQVASIDGPRTDVSDVTSYAYDPQGNLTTITNALGQVVTLANFDNQGHAQSVTDPNGVVTILGYTPQGWLASSSTAGSTTQYSYNAVGDLTRTTLPDGSFLAYSYDDARRLISVANALGETRTYTLDAMGNRTVVQVKDASGGLTRLQQRTYDELGRLLTLVGASGQTTRYAYDLNNQRIKQTDARSNATTQAFDALGRVTQVVDPLSGVSALTYNAGNNITQFVDPRGVTTQYVYDSYGRVLQVKSPDSGTSTYVYDDGGNVTQKTDARGLITTYQYDALNRLTAQRYPSSPELDVLYTYDASATDNKGIGRLTGVQDASGTVSYKYDSRGLLIAQDSVLKLDGLDVSTSQSYGYDSAGRLVSYNYPDDIVLNYARDSSGQINAITAVFLGDAYPIASNISYVPFGPVKQLTWGNGFALNRTYDQDYQLTTQNVGTWQHQYGYDAVGNITSQQSSLWEGVQYQYDALNRLTREQAVSTQKDYVLDASGNRTLRTTLNLGTGNISETQEATIALDSNRLATVNGSQLVYDATGNIQQHINGLNYSYDASGRMNAVYQAGNQKVATYGYNAQGQRSIQLNYDPVSGALLNGSVYLYGRDGNLIGQANYNSTGQRTLTRYWIWLHGMPLAQVELTYANGSHNGGQLIYLHPDHLNTPRLASTDQGVVWSWNSDAYGNALPNEDVDGNGVQTHIPLRFPGQFYDQQAQLNYNYFRDYDQSIGRYIESDLIGLRGGINTYVYAAANPLRYIDTYGLNSTGSTLVYGPGGGGVGVGGAVLGVGAVEIILQQLSPPMLAKPIQGSKPKGCPPGTIPIDKYPGLDKDDLHGVKDGVFAGPQDWTGVAPNGDVITGDSDGNAVNNGPITDYLP